One Mycolicibacterium parafortuitum DNA segment encodes these proteins:
- a CDS encoding Ig-like domain-containing protein has protein sequence MRVGAVGVGLAAAIVSGQGVASAGTDDGSASGDSSATPPGKRNAAADRPVARSGQSDSPSSSSEDGETDTETDTDPIGTDTDVEDSDPDPELEPAEEIDAEEIDDEEMDEETSSEATAAWEETSRPPQKPSAAERPTLSTGGGAPAQDGGTTATETDPPAPDPAGSSADPGSAPAPNAPGGSTGNPAAAAPDPVPATPETEDEAEASFIINFVKELVKAFAGAATTGGDSAPPLSVEQVLQAIWLGRKDQQTTNPNRELIELANEKMLAELSTSIGWIPFVGTGIYAVSLLGNLGALGSAILRGDSADVADELRDIGRDLIGLVPVVGAPTAGKLYGGGDSPMVGASAQTATLAAATPPPPVGTQAHFLWVLQRAVNRLAGWPGVPKNFVDITNRVTDQTLDNANNQLDVLIANAFAGSPAVWLPDLGKVLGLFALSAIPGYSYTDSLNAWGSFLNKIMPPFKIADGAGTLDVISPYKIMGAAVVGAATLLRDMLNGIYDPVQWEINIIKTTTGATVTQSDLNNFNTLMTKIAAAQAGGILGGDGGAFDDPTRAWNVTLPTWTEAQVNPYTITTYVALVALYKRFQEMATLTTFTTWTTYDSWHYTNGLGMYAAGTFHAVDPDGGSIEFRADGTLGRTYTTEGNALVTINTTGGGFTYTPPAIWDPKFQNAAFFHRSTAEDPEERFDWVTVQAYSADGVPYNIRVGIEIINGTNAAPVYTGVTNQNTDASGVVKGKITATDSDGDPLRFYLVGSSVNGLTGNSAYTKNGSGNGGIVTLNETTGEFTYVSSATAGANQSFQVRINDRHYGNTIVTVTVPNTTSISPGNVNTSTPYVVTGTPPASTNKPGAFTSYTLVGGTTKGTVTSFNPTTGAFTYTSSVGRVLNNDDVITMIATDADGRSVTLRLNVKPSTVTTNPTLTLTTPPTVGTLNGTTQTSTGKLTYYDADGDAPVWPASVTSAKGGTVTIAADGTFTYTSNFDATKRHAIAKIGATSLTDVNAGAALSSYNGVALNAWDDAFTMTVSDGFGGTATLTVKVPIYAINTAPTISGYGNATCAFWVCTRGTMTVGDPNGDSIPNSSVTPGAGAGWTLATGDVTVWGNGTTTVSWGAGGTFGTQQSANTFTVYDGYWKVTNGVVNSGNASYARVQWNAGGGTTYTQN, from the coding sequence TTGAGGGTCGGTGCCGTCGGTGTGGGCCTGGCCGCGGCGATCGTCAGCGGCCAGGGTGTGGCGTCCGCGGGTACCGATGACGGGTCGGCTTCCGGCGACAGCAGTGCTACTCCGCCGGGCAAACGTAACGCCGCCGCCGACCGCCCCGTCGCGAGAAGCGGACAGAGCGACTCACCCTCGTCATCCTCCGAGGACGGCGAGACCGACACCGAAACCGACACCGACCCGATCGGCACGGACACCGATGTCGAGGACTCCGACCCGGATCCTGAGCTCGAACCCGCCGAGGAGATCGACGCCGAGGAGATCGACGACGAGGAGATGGACGAGGAAACCTCGTCCGAGGCGACCGCCGCCTGGGAGGAAACCTCGCGGCCTCCCCAGAAGCCCAGCGCCGCGGAGCGACCCACGCTGTCGACCGGCGGGGGAGCCCCGGCGCAGGATGGCGGGACCACCGCGACGGAGACCGACCCGCCGGCCCCCGATCCAGCCGGCAGCAGCGCTGATCCGGGCTCCGCACCGGCTCCGAATGCGCCGGGCGGATCGACAGGTAACCCAGCCGCCGCAGCGCCGGACCCCGTACCCGCCACGCCGGAAACGGAGGACGAGGCCGAGGCGTCGTTCATCATCAACTTCGTCAAGGAGTTGGTGAAGGCGTTCGCAGGAGCGGCGACGACCGGTGGTGACTCCGCGCCGCCGCTGTCCGTCGAGCAGGTGCTGCAGGCGATCTGGCTCGGCCGCAAGGATCAGCAGACGACCAACCCCAACAGAGAGTTGATCGAACTCGCCAACGAGAAGATGCTCGCCGAACTCAGCACGTCGATCGGATGGATCCCGTTCGTGGGAACCGGAATCTACGCCGTCAGCCTCCTCGGGAACCTCGGTGCGCTGGGTTCTGCGATTCTGCGCGGCGACAGCGCCGATGTGGCCGACGAACTGCGCGATATCGGCCGCGACCTCATCGGCCTGGTCCCGGTCGTCGGCGCGCCCACGGCGGGGAAGCTCTATGGGGGCGGTGATTCGCCCATGGTCGGCGCATCGGCGCAGACGGCGACGTTGGCGGCGGCAACGCCGCCGCCGCCGGTCGGAACGCAGGCGCACTTCCTGTGGGTGCTGCAGCGGGCAGTGAACCGGTTGGCGGGTTGGCCGGGTGTCCCTAAGAACTTCGTCGACATCACGAATCGCGTGACCGACCAGACCCTGGACAACGCCAACAATCAGCTCGACGTCCTGATCGCCAACGCTTTCGCAGGCAGTCCCGCCGTATGGCTTCCCGACCTGGGCAAGGTACTCGGACTCTTCGCGCTGTCGGCAATCCCCGGCTATTCGTATACCGACAGTCTGAACGCGTGGGGCAGCTTCCTGAACAAGATCATGCCGCCTTTCAAGATCGCCGACGGGGCGGGCACCCTCGACGTCATCTCGCCGTACAAAATCATGGGTGCTGCCGTGGTCGGCGCGGCCACCCTCCTCCGCGACATGCTGAACGGGATCTACGACCCCGTCCAGTGGGAGATCAACATCATCAAGACGACCACCGGGGCGACCGTTACCCAGTCGGACCTCAATAACTTCAACACGCTGATGACGAAGATCGCTGCCGCGCAGGCGGGCGGCATCCTCGGTGGCGACGGCGGTGCGTTCGACGATCCGACCCGAGCCTGGAATGTCACGCTGCCCACCTGGACCGAAGCGCAGGTCAACCCGTACACGATCACTACCTATGTGGCGCTGGTGGCCCTGTACAAGCGGTTCCAGGAGATGGCCACGCTGACGACGTTCACGACGTGGACGACGTACGACAGTTGGCATTACACAAACGGTTTGGGTATGTACGCGGCCGGGACATTCCATGCCGTCGATCCCGACGGCGGCTCGATCGAGTTCCGTGCCGACGGCACGCTCGGCAGGACGTACACGACCGAGGGCAATGCGTTGGTGACCATCAACACCACTGGAGGCGGTTTCACCTACACCCCGCCGGCAATATGGGACCCCAAGTTTCAGAACGCCGCGTTCTTCCACCGCAGCACTGCGGAAGATCCGGAGGAGAGGTTCGACTGGGTCACCGTGCAGGCGTACTCCGCCGACGGCGTCCCCTACAACATCCGGGTGGGAATCGAGATCATCAACGGCACCAACGCCGCCCCGGTCTACACCGGTGTCACGAACCAGAACACCGATGCGTCGGGCGTGGTCAAGGGCAAGATCACCGCGACCGACTCCGACGGTGACCCGTTGAGGTTCTACCTGGTCGGCTCGTCGGTCAACGGTCTGACCGGAAACTCCGCCTACACCAAGAACGGCTCCGGTAACGGCGGCATCGTCACCCTCAACGAGACGACCGGTGAGTTCACCTACGTCTCGAGTGCGACGGCCGGCGCGAATCAGAGCTTCCAGGTGCGGATCAACGACCGCCACTACGGCAATACGATCGTCACGGTCACGGTGCCGAACACCACTTCCATCAGCCCCGGCAACGTCAACACCTCGACGCCCTACGTGGTCACCGGCACGCCGCCGGCCTCGACCAACAAGCCGGGAGCGTTCACCAGCTACACCCTCGTCGGCGGCACGACGAAGGGCACGGTCACGTCGTTCAACCCGACCACCGGCGCGTTCACCTACACCTCGAGTGTCGGCCGTGTGTTGAACAACGACGACGTGATCACCATGATCGCCACCGACGCCGACGGCCGGTCGGTGACGCTGCGGCTGAACGTGAAGCCGTCGACGGTCACCACCAACCCGACGCTGACGCTGACGACGCCGCCGACGGTGGGCACGCTCAACGGAACCACGCAGACCAGCACCGGCAAGTTGACGTACTACGACGCCGACGGCGACGCGCCGGTCTGGCCGGCGAGCGTGACCAGCGCGAAGGGTGGCACCGTCACCATCGCGGCCGACGGTACGTTCACCTACACCAGCAACTTCGACGCGACAAAGCGCCACGCGATCGCCAAGATCGGGGCCACGAGCCTCACCGACGTCAACGCCGGAGCCGCCCTCTCCTCTTACAACGGTGTCGCGCTCAACGCCTGGGATGACGCTTTCACGATGACCGTCTCCGACGGGTTCGGAGGCACCGCCACGCTGACGGTGAAAGTGCCCATCTACGCGATCAATACTGCGCCGACGATCAGCGGCTACGGGAACGCCACGTGTGCGTTCTGGGTCTGCACGAGGGGGACGATGACCGTCGGCGATCCCAATGGCGACAGTATCCCGAACTCGTCTGTGACCCCCGGTGCCGGTGCCGGGTGGACTCTGGCTACCGGAGACGTGACCGTGTGGGGCAACGGCACGACGACCGTCTCGTGGGGCGCGGGTGGCACGTTCGGCACCCAGCAGAGCGCCAACACCTTCACGGTGTATGACGGCTACTGGAAGGTTACCAACGGTGTAGTCAACAGCGGCAACGCATCATATGCCCGAGTGCAATGGAACGCCGGTGGCGGTACTACCTACACGCAGAACTAG
- a CDS encoding Ig-like domain-containing protein, with translation MAAASPRKPRRTSGRHRKSSHHAQWLRAGAVGFGLAAAIISGQGVASADTDDTSASRDSSASEASGKRSSIAGRPSAGPDQGESSSPADGAGDDSGDQPAGGDDDDAGSAELDLDDELVEEEELVDDEQESQTPVDDDLPSDTSTDDGENSTPYQKPDAAGRSSAATGSGTPAPASEPESEQTGDTPASETPAGDTDDESDPTETPDDSAESPADSDDSEDGEELPEEVKAAVREWVDKILRSIGRAPVDGQPAAPVSLDEVLQGLWLSNRNNQTSRSFSEFMEGLGERMLGQGAVSVGWIPVVGSVMYGANFLSNLGALSAAIKRGDSADIADELRDLGRDLIGMIPIVGAPTAALLYEMEMSAAELASASTAGAGAAASQRMSAVAMAALAAPPVGSPEHFLAVLQRAVTRLATWPGTPRNFVDITNYQTDRTLDAADDQLDGIVANTPPGSAASWVPDAQSLFGLFLISAIPGYTFSDTLNAMGDFLNRVVPPFKIADGAGTLDIISPYKIMGAAVVGAATLLKDMMNGIYDPVQWEINIIKATTGATVTAADLQDFDALALKVVGGILGDGGAFTHPERAWNITLPTWTEAQVNPYTVGTYVALVGLYKRFQEMATLTTFTTWTTYDSWHYKNALGMYAAGTFHAVDPDGGSIVFRADGTLGKTYTTEGNALVTINTTGGGFTYTPPALWDPKVQNDAFFHRGTSENPEERFDWVTVEAYSADGVPYNIRVGIEILPGSNAVPVHTGTQNLGTDALGVFKGKITATDSDGDPLKYYLVESSVNGLSGNSAYTKNGAGNGGIVTLNENGEFTYVSNATAGANQSFQVRINDGHHGNTVVTITVPNTTTITPANPNTATQYYYSGTVPNSTNKPGTFVSYTLSGTPAKGTVTSFNPTTGAFTYHRNESLGHSATANDVVTVIATTADGRQVTLHLNVLPSVPNTAPTLTLTTSPTVGTLNGTTQTSTGKFTYFDADGDAPIWPTNVTSSRGGTVTIAADGTFTYTSNLTVAQRHAVARIGAAGSTFNGVALNAWEDAFTVTVSDGFGGTATQTVKVPIYAINANPTLSVPGLTCGFGVCSVTITTTDPDGDNLSGSLNSSNNGTGSPWYTLSRGSVTANSGNGHTMSWTGNSNGAGTQQTGVNRYTVYDGYYRVTNGVVDSSYFARAWVEWNGTSRSFGN, from the coding sequence TTGGCCGCTGCGAGTCCGCGGAAGCCGCGCCGGACGTCTGGCCGCCACCGCAAGTCCAGCCATCATGCGCAGTGGTTGCGGGCCGGTGCGGTCGGGTTCGGTCTGGCGGCAGCCATCATCAGCGGCCAGGGTGTGGCGTCCGCGGACACCGACGACACATCGGCGTCGCGGGACAGCAGTGCTTCCGAGGCCAGTGGCAAGCGGAGCAGCATCGCCGGTCGCCCGAGCGCGGGACCGGACCAGGGCGAGTCGTCATCGCCCGCCGATGGTGCGGGAGACGACAGCGGCGACCAACCCGCGGGCGGCGACGATGACGACGCGGGCAGCGCCGAACTCGACCTCGACGATGAACTCGTCGAGGAAGAGGAACTCGTCGACGACGAGCAGGAATCGCAGACGCCGGTAGACGACGACCTGCCGTCGGACACGTCCACCGACGACGGTGAGAACTCGACCCCGTACCAGAAGCCCGATGCGGCCGGGCGGTCCTCGGCGGCGACCGGCTCCGGTACGCCCGCCCCCGCCTCCGAGCCCGAGTCTGAGCAGACCGGCGACACGCCCGCATCGGAGACGCCTGCAGGCGACACCGACGACGAGTCCGACCCCACCGAAACGCCAGACGATTCCGCAGAGTCACCCGCCGATTCCGACGATTCCGAGGACGGCGAGGAACTCCCCGAAGAGGTCAAGGCTGCAGTCCGCGAATGGGTCGACAAGATCCTGAGGTCGATCGGCCGCGCTCCGGTCGACGGCCAACCAGCTGCACCGGTCTCGCTGGACGAAGTGCTGCAGGGTCTGTGGCTGAGTAACCGCAACAACCAGACGAGTAGGTCGTTCTCGGAGTTCATGGAAGGCCTGGGCGAGCGCATGCTCGGCCAGGGCGCGGTGTCGGTCGGCTGGATTCCGGTTGTCGGGTCGGTCATGTACGGCGCCAATTTCCTCAGCAACCTCGGTGCGTTGAGCGCGGCCATCAAGCGCGGTGACAGCGCCGACATCGCCGACGAACTCCGGGATCTCGGACGGGATCTGATCGGGATGATTCCGATCGTCGGTGCGCCGACGGCGGCACTGCTCTACGAAATGGAGATGTCTGCCGCCGAACTGGCGTCCGCCAGCACTGCGGGGGCCGGCGCCGCTGCGTCCCAGCGCATGTCGGCGGTGGCGATGGCGGCGCTGGCTGCGCCTCCGGTGGGATCGCCGGAGCACTTCCTGGCGGTCCTGCAGCGGGCCGTCACCCGGTTGGCGACCTGGCCCGGCACACCTCGGAACTTCGTCGACATCACGAACTACCAAACGGACCGGACCCTCGACGCGGCCGACGACCAGCTCGACGGCATCGTCGCGAACACACCGCCGGGAAGTGCGGCCAGCTGGGTTCCCGACGCGCAGAGCCTCTTCGGACTCTTCTTGATCTCGGCCATCCCTGGCTACACCTTCTCGGACACTCTCAACGCGATGGGTGATTTCCTCAACCGCGTGGTTCCGCCGTTCAAAATCGCCGATGGTGCGGGCACACTCGACATCATCTCGCCCTACAAGATCATGGGTGCTGCGGTGGTCGGCGCGGCAACGCTGTTGAAAGACATGATGAATGGGATCTACGACCCGGTTCAGTGGGAGATCAACATCATCAAGGCGACCACTGGAGCTACCGTCACGGCAGCGGACCTGCAGGACTTCGATGCGCTCGCTCTCAAGGTCGTAGGAGGAATCCTGGGCGACGGCGGGGCCTTCACGCATCCGGAGAGGGCCTGGAACATCACGCTTCCCACCTGGACCGAGGCGCAGGTGAACCCGTACACGGTCGGCACCTACGTCGCGCTGGTCGGCCTCTACAAGCGGTTCCAGGAAATGGCCACGCTGACGACGTTCACCACCTGGACGACGTACGACAGTTGGCACTACAAGAACGCTTTGGGCATGTACGCGGCCGGAACGTTCCACGCGGTCGACCCCGACGGCGGCTCGATCGTATTCCGTGCCGATGGCACGCTCGGCAAGACGTACACCACCGAGGGCAATGCGTTGGTGACCATCAACACCACCGGCGGTGGTTTCACCTACACCCCGCCGGCGCTGTGGGATCCCAAGGTTCAAAACGACGCATTCTTCCACCGGGGCACCTCGGAGAACCCGGAGGAGAGGTTCGACTGGGTCACCGTGGAGGCGTACTCCGCCGACGGCGTCCCCTACAACATCCGAGTGGGAATCGAGATCCTCCCCGGGTCGAACGCCGTCCCAGTCCACACCGGTACCCAGAACCTGGGCACCGATGCGTTGGGCGTGTTCAAGGGCAAGATCACCGCGACCGACTCCGACGGCGACCCGTTGAAGTACTACCTCGTCGAATCGTCGGTCAACGGTCTGAGCGGAAACTCCGCCTACACCAAGAACGGCGCCGGTAACGGCGGCATCGTCACGCTCAACGAGAACGGTGAGTTCACCTACGTGTCGAATGCGACGGCCGGGGCGAACCAGAGCTTCCAGGTGCGGATCAACGACGGCCACCACGGCAACACCGTCGTCACGATCACGGTGCCCAACACCACCACCATCACCCCGGCCAACCCGAACACCGCGACGCAGTACTACTACAGCGGGACGGTGCCGAACTCGACCAACAAGCCCGGAACGTTCGTCAGCTACACGCTGAGCGGTACCCCGGCGAAGGGCACGGTCACGTCGTTCAACCCGACCACCGGCGCCTTCACCTACCACCGCAACGAGAGCCTGGGGCACAGCGCGACCGCCAACGACGTGGTGACGGTCATCGCCACCACCGCCGACGGTCGCCAGGTCACGCTGCATCTGAACGTGCTGCCGTCGGTGCCCAACACCGCGCCGACGCTGACGTTGACCACATCGCCGACGGTCGGCACGCTCAACGGCACCACGCAGACCAGCACGGGCAAGTTCACGTACTTCGACGCCGACGGCGACGCGCCTATCTGGCCGACGAATGTGACCAGCTCGCGCGGCGGCACCGTCACCATCGCCGCCGACGGTACGTTCACCTACACGAGCAACCTCACCGTGGCCCAGCGCCACGCGGTGGCCCGGATCGGGGCCGCGGGCAGCACCTTCAACGGCGTTGCGCTCAACGCGTGGGAGGACGCCTTCACGGTGACCGTCTCCGACGGGTTCGGTGGCACTGCCACGCAGACGGTGAAGGTGCCGATCTACGCGATCAACGCCAATCCCACGCTGAGCGTGCCGGGCTTGACGTGTGGGTTCGGTGTCTGCTCCGTGACCATCACGACGACGGACCCGGACGGCGACAATCTCAGCGGCAGCTTGAACTCGTCGAACAACGGCACCGGCTCCCCCTGGTACACCCTCAGCAGGGGCTCGGTCACCGCCAACTCGGGCAACGGGCACACCATGAGCTGGACCGGCAACAGCAACGGCGCCGGCACCCAGCAGACCGGTGTCAACAGGTACACCGTCTACGACGGCTACTACCGCGTCACCAACGGCGTCGTCGACTCCAGCTACTTCGCCCGTGCATGGGTCGAGTGGAATGGCACGAGCAGGAGCTTCGGGAACTAG
- the hisS gene encoding histidine--tRNA ligase — MTDSFKAPKGVPDYFPPDSAEFVAVRNGLLAAARRAGYGDIELPIFEDTALFARGVGESTDVVSKEMYTFADRGERSVTLRPEGTAGVMRAVIEHGLDRGQLPVKLCYSGPFFRYERPQAGRYRQLQQVGVEAIGVDDPALDAEVIAVADAGFRALGLDGFRLEITSLGDDTCRPQYRELLQEFLFKLDLDEETRTRATINPLRVLDDKRPHVREMTADAPVMLDHLSDAAKEHFDTVLAHLDAMSVPYVINPRMVRGLDYYTKTTFEFVHDGLGAQSGIGGGGRYDGLMAQLGGRDLSGIGFGLGVDRTLLALRAEGKTAGESARVDVYAVPLGAEAKKRLAVLAAQLRAAGVRVDVAYGDRSLKGAMKGADRSGASIALVAGERDLEAGTVGVKSMTTGEQVDVATESVVAEVISRLS, encoded by the coding sequence GTGACTGACTCGTTCAAGGCGCCCAAAGGCGTCCCCGACTACTTCCCGCCCGATTCGGCCGAATTCGTCGCGGTGCGCAACGGGTTGCTCGCGGCGGCGCGGCGCGCGGGCTACGGCGACATCGAGTTGCCGATCTTCGAGGACACCGCGTTGTTCGCGCGCGGCGTCGGCGAGTCCACCGACGTGGTCTCCAAGGAGATGTACACGTTCGCCGACCGCGGCGAGCGTTCGGTGACGTTGCGGCCGGAGGGCACCGCGGGCGTGATGCGCGCGGTGATCGAGCACGGTTTGGACCGCGGTCAGCTACCCGTCAAGCTCTGCTATTCGGGACCGTTCTTCCGCTATGAGCGGCCGCAGGCCGGGCGGTACCGGCAACTGCAGCAGGTCGGGGTGGAGGCGATCGGCGTCGACGATCCGGCGCTGGACGCCGAGGTGATCGCGGTGGCCGATGCGGGCTTCCGCGCGCTCGGGCTCGACGGGTTCCGGCTGGAGATCACCTCGCTCGGTGACGACACGTGCCGGCCGCAGTACCGCGAGCTGCTGCAGGAGTTCTTGTTCAAGCTGGACCTCGACGAAGAAACGCGGACGCGGGCGACCATCAACCCGCTGCGGGTACTCGACGACAAGCGTCCGCACGTCAGGGAGATGACCGCCGACGCGCCGGTGATGCTCGACCACCTCTCCGATGCCGCCAAGGAGCACTTCGACACGGTGCTGGCGCATCTGGACGCGATGTCGGTGCCTTATGTGATCAACCCGCGGATGGTGCGCGGGCTGGACTACTACACCAAGACGACGTTCGAGTTCGTCCACGACGGGCTCGGCGCGCAGTCCGGGATCGGCGGTGGTGGCCGCTACGACGGTCTGATGGCCCAGCTGGGCGGGCGTGATCTGTCCGGGATCGGGTTCGGCCTCGGGGTGGACCGCACGCTGCTGGCGCTGCGTGCCGAGGGCAAGACGGCGGGAGAGTCCGCGCGCGTGGACGTCTATGCCGTCCCGTTGGGGGCGGAGGCGAAGAAGCGACTCGCGGTGCTTGCCGCGCAGCTGCGCGCCGCGGGCGTGCGTGTCGACGTCGCCTACGGCGATCGCAGCCTCAAGGGCGCGATGAAGGGCGCCGACCGCTCCGGCGCGTCGATCGCACTGGTGGCCGGTGAAAGGGACCTGGAGGCGGGAACGGTCGGCGTGAAGAGCATGACCACCGGCGAGCAGGTCGATGTCGCTACCGAAAGCGTTGTGGCAGAAGTAATCTCGCGACTATCCTAG